One stretch of Brevibacillus laterosporus DNA includes these proteins:
- a CDS encoding glutamyl-tRNA reductase: protein MEILLLGLNYKTAPVEVREKFTFNDDSTPRALHLLSHTKSILECIIVGTCNRTEIYVVCDQLHTGRFYTRNFLAEWFGVEKESLLDYMYVKENDEAIEHLYRVTCGLDSMVMGETQIIGQMRNAFLLAQQHETTGTIFNTLFKQAVTLAKRAHTETSVGQNAVSISYAAIELGKKIFGSFADKHVLILGAGKMSLLTAKHLHANGVAHVTVANRTLERAQTLADQFRGEACTMEDLPQKLAKADIVISSTGANGFVLTKAQLKPIMKQRPHKPLFMIDIAVPRDLDPDIHGLENVFLYDIDDLEGIVQSNLAERSKEAERIELMIEEEKQEFINWKQTLGVVPLIAALREKAFSIHGEAIRKIENKLPHLDEKEMHIIRKHTRGIISQLLHDPIVQLKELTVQKKGEEVLDIFSTIFALDERLEGKKQEALWEQQKREALGREKALSIKTREQRF from the coding sequence ATGGAAATCTTATTGCTCGGCCTAAACTATAAGACAGCGCCTGTCGAAGTTCGTGAAAAATTCACATTTAATGACGACAGCACGCCGAGAGCACTTCATCTTCTCTCTCATACCAAAAGCATTCTAGAATGTATCATTGTAGGAACCTGTAACCGGACTGAAATCTATGTGGTTTGTGATCAATTGCATACCGGTCGATTTTATACACGGAATTTTCTTGCAGAATGGTTTGGTGTAGAGAAAGAGTCGCTTCTCGATTATATGTATGTAAAGGAAAATGATGAAGCGATTGAACACTTGTACCGTGTTACCTGTGGACTTGATTCCATGGTGATGGGCGAGACACAGATTATCGGTCAAATGCGAAACGCTTTTCTCCTAGCACAACAACATGAGACAACTGGCACGATTTTTAATACACTCTTTAAACAGGCTGTGACGCTCGCTAAACGGGCTCACACAGAAACCTCTGTTGGTCAAAATGCTGTATCTATCAGCTATGCTGCGATTGAACTTGGCAAAAAGATTTTTGGTAGCTTTGCTGACAAACATGTACTAATTTTGGGTGCAGGTAAAATGAGTCTGTTAACGGCTAAGCATTTGCACGCAAACGGAGTGGCTCATGTCACAGTAGCAAATCGTACACTAGAACGTGCACAGACCTTAGCGGACCAGTTCCGAGGAGAGGCCTGTACCATGGAGGATCTGCCCCAGAAGCTGGCGAAAGCTGACATCGTCATCAGTTCGACGGGAGCAAACGGTTTTGTGTTAACGAAAGCACAATTAAAACCGATTATGAAGCAGCGTCCTCATAAGCCATTATTTATGATTGATATCGCCGTGCCGCGTGATCTTGATCCTGATATTCATGGGCTAGAAAATGTATTCCTATATGATATAGATGATCTGGAAGGTATCGTCCAGAGTAATCTAGCTGAACGTTCCAAAGAAGCAGAGCGTATTGAGCTTATGATTGAAGAAGAGAAACAGGAGTTCATAAACTGGAAACAGACGCTAGGCGTAGTTCCATTAATTGCGGCATTGCGGGAAAAAGCATTTTCAATCCATGGAGAAGCGATCCGCAAAATTGAGAACAAATTGCCTCATTTAGATGAAAAAGAAATGCATATTATTCGTAAACATACAAGGGGAATCATTTCTCAATTATTACATGACCCAATTGTTCAACTGAAGGAGTTGACCGTCCAGAAGAAAGGGGAAGAGGTACTCGATATCTTTTCTACTATTTTCGCTTTGGACGAAAGATTGGAAGGCAAAAAGCAGGAAGCATTATGGGAACAGCAAAAGCGTGAAGCTTTAGGACGTGAAAAAGCTTTATCAATAAAAACGCGCGAACAGCGCTTCTAA
- a CDS encoding cytochrome C assembly protein, whose translation MANARWLYDLTIFLYAAGVLCYFNDFLQSNRRMKQIALGLLSIVWVLQTIFFIYQMVVKLYLPVVTFFETLVFYSWVLVTLSLIIHAVSRIDFLLFFTNVIGFGVLTLSMFFSEPTTLQHSGVISDFIFIHVTIAIISYALLAVSMIFSSMYLVNLHMLKKKKWTPLWQRLPSLEKLDAFSFKLNIFGVPLLLLSVILGSIWAQLIFSHGFWMDAKVWMSTIVLILYIVLLYQRVRNQWLGKVAAWINIIAFACLLLNFLLIDPYSQFHQWS comes from the coding sequence ATGGCAAATGCAAGATGGCTCTATGACTTGACCATCTTTCTCTATGCAGCGGGTGTGCTTTGTTACTTCAATGATTTTTTGCAGAGTAACCGGCGAATGAAACAGATTGCGCTAGGGCTGCTCTCGATTGTCTGGGTGTTACAAACGATCTTTTTTATTTACCAAATGGTGGTAAAGCTCTATTTGCCCGTTGTTACATTTTTTGAAACCTTGGTTTTTTATTCTTGGGTGTTGGTGACCCTTTCTCTGATCATTCATGCAGTTTCTCGAATTGATTTCTTACTCTTTTTTACTAATGTGATCGGGTTTGGTGTTCTTACCTTATCCATGTTCTTTTCAGAGCCAACAACTCTGCAACATAGCGGAGTTATCTCTGATTTTATTTTTATTCATGTAACAATTGCTATCATTAGCTATGCATTATTGGCTGTATCCATGATATTCTCAAGTATGTATCTAGTGAACTTACATATGCTGAAGAAAAAAAAGTGGACACCACTTTGGCAACGCCTTCCAAGTTTGGAGAAATTGGATGCGTTTTCTTTTAAGTTAAATATCTTTGGTGTGCCTTTGCTGTTGTTGTCGGTCATTTTGGGCAGTATATGGGCACAGTTGATTTTCTCTCATGGATTTTGGATGGACGCAAAAGTGTGGATGTCTACCATTGTTCTGATCTTATATATTGTGTTGCTATACCAAAGAGTTCGGAATCAATGGTTGGGAAAAGTGGCAGCTTGGATAAACATCATCGCATTTGCATGTTTATTGCTTAATTTTTTGCTGATTGATCCCTACTCGCAATTTCATCAATGGTCGTAG
- a CDS encoding bifunctional precorrin-2 dehydrogenase/sirohydrochlorin ferrochelatase produces MNPHYPIHVKMEGMLCAVIGGGEVAQRKVGSLLECGAKITVISPEITPLLAEWAEQDKINWKRELYQGQDLSPFYFIVAATNHRQVNYSVYEQAKGTKAFINIADRPDLCNYIVPSTVKRGKLVISVSTSGASPSLASKLRRKLEREFGQEYEGYVDFLAQMRLRVLQEIKDAAVRKQIFQELLDDVYVEAPSSQREQMADALLQQLKQREQ; encoded by the coding sequence ATGAATCCGCATTATCCGATTCATGTTAAAATGGAAGGGATGCTCTGTGCAGTTATTGGCGGTGGAGAGGTAGCCCAACGGAAGGTAGGCTCTCTACTAGAGTGTGGGGCAAAAATCACTGTTATTTCTCCGGAGATAACCCCATTGTTAGCTGAGTGGGCCGAGCAGGATAAGATCAATTGGAAACGCGAGCTGTATCAAGGACAGGATTTAAGTCCGTTTTATTTTATCGTGGCCGCGACCAATCATCGTCAAGTTAACTATTCGGTATATGAACAAGCTAAAGGAACGAAGGCTTTTATAAATATTGCAGACCGTCCAGACCTATGCAATTATATTGTTCCCTCTACTGTAAAGCGAGGAAAGCTAGTTATTTCTGTATCAACCTCAGGTGCAAGCCCCAGTCTGGCAAGTAAATTACGTAGAAAGCTGGAACGGGAGTTTGGTCAGGAATATGAGGGTTACGTTGACTTTTTAGCTCAGATGAGATTGAGGGTTCTACAAGAGATTAAGGATGCCGCCGTGCGCAAACAAATCTTTCAAGAGTTGCTTGATGACGTATATGTAGAAGCTCCTTCCTCGCAAAGAGAGCAAATGGCGGATGCTTTACTACAACAGTTGAAACAAAGAGAGCAATAA